A single genomic interval of Cucumis sativus cultivar 9930 chromosome 5, Cucumber_9930_V3, whole genome shotgun sequence harbors:
- the LOC101213919 gene encoding U-box domain-containing protein 21, with amino-acid sequence MISSWRRRRATRRMARGGLSHTIELTIPTHFRCPISLDLMKDPVTLSTGITYDRASIETWIEGGNFTCPFTNQPLQTIDSIPNHNIRKMIQDWCVENRAYGIERIPTPRVPASPAQVREILEKMAAAARRGDCDGCKSMVEKIKKLGKESERNKKCIIANGTGNTLSSIFEAFSNPETFEKRIEILEEILSAMTVAFPLQEESIKHLKSETSLQSLVWFLKGGDISGRRNSVLVLKEIISSYPEKVDELGEIQGALEGLIKLIKDPICSSSRKASLFITYHVIASTSSSSNRERFTKELLQMGLVSLLLETLVDAERSVCERALGAFDGICETKQGREEAYAHALTMPVIVKKILRVSDLATELSVCIVWKLVKHESKEEEDGGIKVEALQVGAFQKLLLLLQVGCSEWTKEKATELLKLLNNLHRDRLECIDSLDFKDLKRTF; translated from the exons ATGATTTCTTCTTGGAGACGCCGGAGGGCTACTCGGCGAATGGCAAGGGGTGGTCTAAGCCACACGATCGAGTTGACGATTCCGACCCATTTTCGATGCCCGATATCGCTCGACTTGATGAAAGATCCAGTGACTTTGTCGACTGGTATCACCTATGATCGAGCTAGCATTGAGACCTGGATTGAAGGAGGGAATTTCACCTGCCCTTTCACCAACCAACCATTGCAAACTATTGATTCTATTCCTAATCATAACATAAGGAAGATGATTCAAGATTGGTGTGTTGAGAATAGAGCTTATGGGATTGAGAGGATTCCGACACCGAGGGTTCCGGCTAGTCCGGCACAAGTTCGGGAAATTCTTGAGAAGATGGCCGCTGCTGCACGGCGAGGGGATTGTGATGGATGCAAGTCCATGGTggagaagatcaagaaattgggaaaagaaagtgaaaggaACAAGAAATGCATTATTGCCAATGGAACAg gTAATACATTATCATCAATATTCGAAGCGTTTTCGAATCCCGAAACATTCGAGAAAAGAATCGAAATTTTAGAGGAAATTTTATCAGCCATGACAGTGGCGTTCCCTCTTCAAGAAGAATCCATTAAACACTTGAAATCGGAAACTTCATTACAATCATTGGTATGGTTTCTAAAAGGAGGAGACATTTCAGGAAGAAGAAATTCAGTTTTGGTATTGAAAGAGATAATTTCATCATACCCAGAAAAAGTGGATGAATTAGGTGAAATCCAAGGAGCATTAGAGGGTCTTATTAAGCTCATAAAAGATCCAATTTGCTCATCTTCAAGAAAAGCTTCACTTTTTATAACATATCATGTTATAGcctcaacttcttcttcttccaatcgGGAGAGATTCACAAAAGAACTTCTTCAAATGGGGTTGGTTTCGTTGCTACTCGAAACCCTAGTTGACGCCGAGAGAAGCGTATGTGAGAGAGCGCTGGGAGCGTTCGACGGCATTTGCGAGACCAAACAAGGAAGAGAAGAGGCGTACGCCCATGCTCTAACGATGCCCGTGATCGTGAAAAAGATACTTAGAGTATCGGATTTAGCAACCGAATTATCGGTGTGCATTGTTTGGAAGCTTGTAAAACATGAGAgtaaagaggaagaagatggaggGATTAAGGTAGAAGCACTTCAAGTGGGAGCATTTCAAAagcttttgttgttgttgcaaGTTGGTTGTAGTGAATGGACAAAGGAGAAAGCAACAGAGCTGTTAAAACTCTTGAATAATCTTCATAGGGATAGGTTAGAATGTATTGATTCTTTAGATTTTAAGGACCTCAAAAGAACATTTTGA